The Pseudoalteromonas rubra DNA window CCGTGAATTTATTAAAACTATTTAGTGAGAGCTACCCTAACCGTGTGTTTATCTCGGTATTGCTGGGGGCCATTTCAGGGATTTTATATTCGGGGCTCATTCCCTTTGTACTGATGAGTATTGAGAGCCCGACACCCGGATTGCAGTTGGCTGAAGTACCCCATGCACGATATGGGTTGCTGGAAGTGGCAAACTATAAACTGGCGGCGTTGTTTTTCCTGGCCTGTACATTCATTCTGATCATGAGAAGCCTGTCAGAGATATTACTACAGCGGGTTGCAACGGATGTTGCCAGAAAACTCAGAGTAAGTTTTTACGATAAAATTTCCAGAACGCCTTTGTATGCCATTGAGAAAATGGGTTCGTCTAAACTGGTTGCTTCAGTGAACCTGGATGTACCAAGGATCGTTAATGGCGCACGCGCATTACCCTTATTGCTGATTAATCTGGTGACGCTGGTTGGTATGCTGGGCTTTCTGGTTTATCTCAATGATGAAGTATTTAAAATGGTGATGATCGCCATTGCGTTTGGCATCCTGGCGTATCAAGTCCCCATGTATTTTGGCAATAAGCTGCTGACGCGTTCACGAGAATACCGGGATGCAATTCAGGAGGGGGTGAATGGTTTGCTCTCTGGTGCAAAGGAGCTCAAGCTCGATGCGCAAAAGCGGGCTTATTTTCATCAGGACGCTTTGCTGAGCAACGAAAAGAACATCCTTAAAAATGAGAAAGCCGCGCAATCTGTGCTGATATCAACCATCAACTTTGGTGATTTAATTTGTTTCTTTGTTATCGGCGCGCTGTGTTTTATTTTCGTGAATTACCACTCCATCAGCAATAGTGAACTGGTCGCGGTGATCATGGCTCTATTGTACGTGACTGGCCCTATCGCAGTCTTGCTGAACGCTTTGCCTCAGATGATGATGGCGACGATTTCATATAAGAAGTTCAATACGCTGCTCAATGAACTACCAGAAGAGCAAATTGACTATCAGATTTCAGACGTACCCAGCTGGCAGACGTTGCGCTTCGATAATGTCGAATTTGCTTATCCCAGTGATCAGGATGAGGCAGGCTTCGCTGTTGGCCCAATCGACCTGACACTGAAGCGTGGCGAAATCGTCTTTATTGTTGGCTCGAATGGCTCCGGGAAATCAACCCTCAGCAAGCTGTTGACGCTGCACTATCAGGCGGTTGAAGGACACATTTATTTCGATGATACGGCACTAAACAATGCCAACATCGAAAGCTACAGACAAGGGATTAGTGCCATCTACTCCAACTACTACCTATTCGCAAAAATCCTTAAAGATCTGGATGACGCGACGATGGAGCTGATCCAGCATTATCTGAAGCTGTTGCATCTGGACCACAAGGTCACGATAGAAGACGGTTATTTTTCTACCGTGTCGTTATCCGATGGTCAGCGTAAACGTCTCGCTTTGCTGGTGGCTTTTTTAGAAGACAAACAGGTGTATTTGTTCGATGAATGGGCCGCCGATCAGGACCCAATTTTCAAAGAAGTCTTTTATAAACGTATCTTACCCAGTCTCAAAGCAAAGCAGAAATTGGTCATCGCCATTACGCACGATGATAAGTATTTCGACCTGGCTGACAGGGTCATTGTGATGGAAGGCGGCAAGGTCGTAGAGCAGACCTCATACACACAATACTTCGACAAATTACAGTTAAACCAGTCCGCCAAAAACGATTTTCTGGCAGAGGTAGGAGCTTAAGATGAAACATTCTCAATGGCAATTAACCGCTTCGCAGCGCGATATACTATTAGATCAGCTCTATTTCCCGGATAGTCCTATATACAACATTGGCGGCTATATCGTGTGCGACAACATTGATAGCACCCAACTGGCACAGGCACATCAAGCACTGATCCACAGTCATGAAG harbors:
- a CDS encoding cyclic peptide export ABC transporter, with translation MNLLKLFSESYPNRVFISVLLGAISGILYSGLIPFVLMSIESPTPGLQLAEVPHARYGLLEVANYKLAALFFLACTFILIMRSLSEILLQRVATDVARKLRVSFYDKISRTPLYAIEKMGSSKLVASVNLDVPRIVNGARALPLLLINLVTLVGMLGFLVYLNDEVFKMVMIAIAFGILAYQVPMYFGNKLLTRSREYRDAIQEGVNGLLSGAKELKLDAQKRAYFHQDALLSNEKNILKNEKAAQSVLISTINFGDLICFFVIGALCFIFVNYHSISNSELVAVIMALLYVTGPIAVLLNALPQMMMATISYKKFNTLLNELPEEQIDYQISDVPSWQTLRFDNVEFAYPSDQDEAGFAVGPIDLTLKRGEIVFIVGSNGSGKSTLSKLLTLHYQAVEGHIYFDDTALNNANIESYRQGISAIYSNYYLFAKILKDLDDATMELIQHYLKLLHLDHKVTIEDGYFSTVSLSDGQRKRLALLVAFLEDKQVYLFDEWAADQDPIFKEVFYKRILPSLKAKQKLVIAITHDDKYFDLADRVIVMEGGKVVEQTSYTQYFDKLQLNQSAKNDFLAEVGA